In Kushneria marisflavi, the following are encoded in one genomic region:
- a CDS encoding DUF2489 domain-containing protein, which translates to MSQTWAMTLLCLALLIVGVLLAVIWRMSLELRRRRARQAREKAQAEYQCLSNLNVIGRAMHEGQMDLVEGCLRARVIIDILDAGWWEDDKLAVIAQVSDSTAHLNTHQARSALTARERMQEDRQRLQVVNEHEAAILQAANHLVSRTDNVVAR; encoded by the coding sequence GTGTCTCAAACATGGGCAATGACATTGTTGTGCCTGGCGCTTTTGATCGTCGGCGTTTTGCTGGCAGTCATTTGGCGCATGTCTCTTGAGCTGCGTCGGCGTCGAGCACGCCAGGCCCGGGAGAAAGCGCAGGCCGAGTATCAATGTCTTTCCAATCTTAATGTCATAGGGCGCGCCATGCATGAAGGTCAGATGGATCTGGTAGAGGGATGCCTGCGTGCTCGAGTCATCATTGATATTCTTGATGCAGGTTGGTGGGAAGACGACAAGCTGGCAGTAATAGCCCAGGTTAGTGATAGTACGGCGCATCTGAATACCCATCAGGCACGCTCTGCTCTAACTGCACGCGAAAGAATGCAGGAAGACCGGCAAAGGCTACAGGTTGTCAATGAGCATGAGGCCGCCATTCTTCAAGCGGCAAATCATCTGGTAAGTCGAACCGATAACGTTGTTGCGCGTTGA
- a CDS encoding OmpA family protein, translated as MNKSTTGLLLGSALVMGLAGCASSGTQSSGASSSGDSWYSSPFVCGLAGGLIGGGIGYGVSGNDDEETGAAVGATAGATAGALLCSGGDNREMDSDNDGVPDSRDECPGTPAGVAVDAKGCPIDTDGDGVPDYLDQCPGTPAGVEVDSRGCPLDSDGDGVPDYQDQCPDTPAGTQVNALGCPAALVLRDVNFEFDSAKLTSNAEQTLNDVAEKLNSNEQVRVRLEGYTDSIGSAAYNKDLSQRRAESVRQYLISQGVSAERMEALGFGEQHPVASNDTAEGRAENRRTEVHPLGDDGQVRDRTSQNGSSNQ; from the coding sequence ATGAATAAATCAACAACTGGCTTGCTGCTGGGATCTGCTCTTGTCATGGGTCTCGCTGGCTGCGCCAGCTCAGGTACTCAATCCTCTGGTGCTTCTTCCAGTGGCGATTCCTGGTACTCTTCTCCTTTCGTCTGCGGTCTGGCTGGCGGCCTGATCGGTGGTGGCATCGGTTATGGTGTCAGCGGTAACGACGATGAAGAAACCGGTGCTGCCGTTGGTGCCACTGCCGGTGCAACAGCAGGTGCTCTGCTGTGCTCGGGCGGTGACAATCGTGAAATGGACTCGGACAACGATGGCGTTCCGGATTCTCGCGATGAGTGCCCGGGTACTCCGGCGGGTGTTGCCGTTGATGCCAAGGGTTGCCCGATCGATACTGACGGTGATGGCGTTCCGGACTACCTCGACCAGTGCCCGGGTACTCCGGCTGGCGTAGAGGTTGACTCTCGTGGTTGCCCGCTGGACTCCGACGGTGACGGCGTGCCGGACTACCAAGACCAGTGCCCGGACACTCCGGCCGGTACTCAGGTCAACGCTCTTGGCTGCCCGGCAGCCCTGGTTCTGCGTGACGTCAACTTTGAATTCGACTCTGCCAAGCTGACTTCCAATGCCGAGCAGACTCTGAATGATGTTGCCGAGAAGCTGAACAGCAACGAGCAGGTTCGTGTTCGTCTGGAAGGCTATACCGATTCCATCGGTAGCGCTGCCTACAACAAGGATCTGTCTCAGCGTCGTGCAGAGTCAGTACGTCAGTACCTGATTTCTCAGGGCGTATCTGCTGAGCGTATGGAAGCTCTTGGTTTCGGCGAGCAGCATCCGGTAGCTTCTAACGATACTGCTGAAGGTCGTGCAGAAAACCGTCGTACTGAAGTTCATCCGCTGGGCGATGATGGCCAGGTTCGCGATCGTACCAGTCAGAACGGTAGCAGCAATCAGTAA
- the thrS gene encoding threonine--tRNA ligase yields the protein MPVVTLPDGSQRQFESPVSIMAIAESIGAGLAKAAVAGKIDGTLVDTADIVDHDASVAIVTAKDQEGLEIIRHSCAHLIGHAVKQLYPEAKMAIGPVIDDGFYYDIDFGQSISSDDLEKIEKRMRELIDEGYDVSREYVDRDQAMKAFISREEPYKQDIVSRIPEGETIRLYHHKEYTDMCRGPHVPNTRHLKSFKLLKLAGAYWRGDASNTMLTRIYGTAWADKKQLNAYLKRLEEAEKRDHRKLARQLNLFHQQEESPGMVFWHPRGWAIWQAVEQYMRRVYRDGGYQEIRCPQVMDVSLWKKSGHWDNYSENMFFTESEKREYALKPMNCPGHVQVFNSGLHSYREMPIRYGEFGGCHRNEPSGALHGIMRVRAFTQDDGHVFCTERQIEPEVTDFHRQALKVYEDFGFDDIDVKIALRPDKRIGSDEDWDKAEGALRAALEACNVQWQELPGEGAFYGPKIEYHMRDCLGREWQVGTMQVDFMMPGRLGAQYVGEDGNRHTPVMLHRAIIGSFERFIGILLEHHAGALPLWLAPEQAVVLNITDAQASYATALTDQLQQAGLRVKSDLRNEKIGFKIREHTLQKVPYLLVVGDKEVESGRVAVRTRTGEDLGTMTVSEFLARLDVERR from the coding sequence ATGCCCGTCGTCACGCTTCCTGACGGTAGCCAGCGTCAATTCGAATCTCCTGTCTCCATCATGGCCATTGCCGAGTCCATTGGTGCCGGTCTGGCAAAGGCCGCCGTTGCCGGAAAAATCGATGGAACCCTGGTCGATACCGCCGATATTGTTGACCATGACGCGTCAGTTGCCATCGTGACTGCAAAGGATCAGGAAGGGCTCGAGATCATTCGGCACTCCTGTGCTCATCTTATCGGCCATGCCGTCAAGCAGCTGTATCCAGAGGCCAAAATGGCCATTGGTCCTGTCATTGATGATGGCTTTTATTACGACATCGATTTTGGCCAGTCCATTTCGAGCGATGATCTTGAAAAGATCGAAAAGCGCATGCGCGAATTGATCGATGAAGGATACGACGTCTCAAGAGAGTACGTTGACCGCGATCAGGCCATGAAAGCCTTCATCTCAAGAGAAGAACCATATAAGCAGGATATTGTTTCCCGTATTCCCGAAGGTGAGACCATCCGTCTTTATCACCACAAGGAATACACGGACATGTGCCGGGGGCCACATGTGCCCAATACTCGGCATCTCAAGTCCTTCAAGCTTTTAAAGCTTGCCGGTGCCTATTGGCGCGGGGATGCTTCCAATACGATGCTGACGCGTATCTATGGCACTGCATGGGCGGACAAGAAGCAGTTGAATGCGTACCTGAAGCGGCTTGAAGAAGCGGAAAAACGCGATCACCGCAAACTCGCTCGCCAGCTCAATCTCTTTCATCAGCAGGAAGAGTCTCCGGGCATGGTCTTTTGGCACCCAAGAGGCTGGGCCATCTGGCAGGCGGTCGAGCAGTACATGCGCCGCGTGTATCGCGACGGCGGCTATCAGGAAATTCGCTGCCCGCAGGTCATGGACGTCAGTCTCTGGAAGAAATCCGGCCACTGGGACAATTACTCGGAAAACATGTTCTTTACCGAGTCGGAAAAGCGAGAGTACGCGCTCAAGCCGATGAACTGTCCGGGGCATGTCCAGGTGTTCAATTCAGGGCTTCACAGCTATCGTGAAATGCCCATTCGCTACGGCGAGTTCGGCGGCTGCCATCGTAATGAGCCGTCGGGCGCCCTGCATGGCATCATGCGAGTGCGTGCCTTTACTCAGGATGATGGCCACGTCTTTTGTACGGAGCGCCAGATCGAGCCGGAAGTCACCGATTTTCACCGTCAGGCGCTCAAGGTTTACGAAGACTTTGGTTTTGACGACATTGACGTCAAGATCGCGCTGCGCCCCGACAAGCGTATCGGTAGCGATGAAGATTGGGACAAGGCCGAAGGGGCTCTGCGTGCAGCGCTTGAGGCGTGCAATGTTCAGTGGCAGGAGTTGCCGGGCGAGGGCGCCTTTTATGGCCCCAAGATCGAGTATCATATGCGTGACTGTCTGGGCCGCGAATGGCAGGTCGGCACCATGCAGGTTGATTTCATGATGCCAGGCCGTCTTGGCGCGCAATATGTGGGCGAAGATGGCAACCGCCATACCCCTGTCATGCTTCATCGTGCCATTATCGGCTCCTTTGAGCGCTTTATCGGCATTCTGCTTGAGCATCATGCCGGTGCCCTGCCTCTATGGCTCGCCCCGGAGCAGGCGGTTGTCCTTAATATCACCGATGCTCAGGCTTCTTATGCCACGGCATTGACTGATCAATTGCAACAAGCCGGCCTTCGTGTCAAGTCAGACTTGAGGAATGAGAAGATCGGTTTTAAAATTCGTGAGCATACACTCCAGAAAGTACCTTATCTGCTGGTGGTTGGAGATAAGGAAGTGGAGTCAGGCAGGGTTGCTGTCAGAACGCGCACAGGTGAGGATCTTGGAACAATGACAGTGTCCGAGTTTCTTGCCAGGCTGGATGTTGAGCGTAGATAG
- the infC gene encoding translation initiation factor IF-3, which translates to MTIKRNNQRGRPQEKRAPINDRIRADEVRLIDSEGEQLGVVPMNEALAKAEEAGLDLVQISNADPIVCKIMDYGKHQFELKKQKSAQKKKQKQIQIKEVKFRPATDEGDYQVKLKNLTRFLEEGDKGKVTLRFRGREMAHQEIGRKLMERVEHDLEDLAVVESRPKMEGRQMIMMLAPRKK; encoded by the coding sequence TTGACGATCAAGCGAAATAACCAACGTGGGCGCCCTCAGGAAAAGCGCGCACCCATAAATGACCGCATTCGTGCGGATGAAGTTCGGCTTATCGATAGCGAGGGCGAGCAGCTGGGTGTTGTGCCCATGAATGAGGCGCTTGCCAAGGCTGAAGAAGCTGGGCTTGATCTCGTACAGATATCCAACGCCGATCCGATTGTTTGCAAGATCATGGATTACGGCAAACATCAGTTCGAACTGAAAAAGCAGAAGTCTGCTCAAAAGAAAAAGCAAAAGCAGATCCAGATCAAGGAAGTTAAATTCCGTCCTGCAACCGATGAGGGCGACTATCAGGTCAAGCTTAAAAACCTGACCCGATTCCTTGAGGAAGGCGATAAAGGCAAGGTCACATTGAGATTTCGTGGTCGCGAAATGGCGCACCAGGAGATCGGACGCAAGCTCATGGAGCGTGTAGAACATGACTTGGAAGACCTTGCTGTTGTAGAATCGCGTCCGAAGATGGAAGGCCGGCAAATGATCATGATGCTGGCCCCCAGGAAAAAGTGA
- the rpmI gene encoding 50S ribosomal protein L35 gives MPKIKSNSGAAKRFKRTAKGFKHKQSFRSHILTKKSTKRKRQLRGMKQIHDADRRLIERMLPYI, from the coding sequence ATGCCGAAAATCAAAAGCAACAGCGGTGCGGCCAAGCGCTTCAAGCGCACTGCCAAGGGCTTTAAGCACAAGCAGTCCTTTCGCAGCCATATCCTGACCAAGAAATCGACCAAGCGTAAGCGTCAGCTGCGCGGTATGAAGCAGATCCATGATGCCGATCGTCGTTTGATCGAGCGCATGCTCCCTTATATCTAA
- the rplT gene encoding 50S ribosomal protein L20: MARVKRGVVARRRHKKILKQAKGYYGARSRTFRVAKQAVIKAGQYAYRDRRQRKRQFRALWIARINAAARTHGMSYSRFINGLKKAGIEIDRKILADLAVHEKQAFGSIVEQAKAA; the protein is encoded by the coding sequence ATGGCTCGTGTAAAGCGTGGTGTCGTCGCTCGTCGCCGTCACAAGAAGATTCTGAAGCAAGCGAAAGGGTACTACGGTGCTCGTTCACGTACTTTCCGTGTTGCCAAGCAGGCGGTTATCAAGGCAGGCCAGTACGCCTACCGTGACCGTCGTCAGCGCAAGCGTCAATTCCGCGCACTGTGGATTGCACGTATCAACGCTGCAGCTCGTACTCACGGCATGTCCTACAGCCGCTTCATCAACGGTCTGAAAAAGGCCGGTATCGAGATCGACCGCAAGATCCTTGCTGATCTGGCCGTTCACGAAAAGCAGGCTTTCGGTTCCATCGTTGAGCAAGCCAAGGCTGCCTGA
- the pheS gene encoding phenylalanine--tRNA ligase subunit alpha, with amino-acid sequence MEHLSTVVATAVEAIDAAEDIRALEEIRVRYLGKKGEVTALLKGLGKLPPEERPAAGEVINQVRQQVESALESKKATLEASAMAARLAAQKVDVTLPGRRESSGGLHPITQTLRRIEQCFANIGYDIAEGPEIEDDYHNFEALNIPAHHPARAMHDTFYFDARHVLRTHTSPVQIRTMENQEPPVRLVCSGRVYRNDSDLTHSPMFHQVEGLFVDENVSFADLKGTIEAFLKAFFERDRLDVRFRPSYFPFTEPSAEVDIQCVNCGGKGCRVCSHTGWLEVMGCGMVHPNVFDHVDIDSKRYSGFAFGMGVERLAMLRYGVNDLRLFFDNDLRFLRQFQ; translated from the coding sequence ATGGAGCATCTCTCCACAGTAGTAGCGACGGCAGTCGAAGCCATTGACGCTGCCGAAGATATCAGGGCACTGGAAGAAATTCGTGTCCGCTATCTGGGCAAGAAAGGCGAAGTGACGGCCTTGTTGAAAGGGCTGGGTAAACTGCCTCCCGAAGAGCGGCCCGCGGCCGGAGAAGTGATCAACCAGGTTCGGCAGCAGGTTGAAAGCGCTCTTGAGAGTAAAAAGGCGACGCTTGAAGCCAGTGCCATGGCGGCAAGACTTGCAGCGCAAAAGGTCGATGTCACTCTCCCGGGGCGGCGTGAATCGTCGGGCGGTTTGCACCCGATCACTCAGACATTGCGTCGTATCGAGCAGTGCTTTGCCAATATTGGTTATGACATCGCCGAAGGCCCCGAGATCGAAGACGATTATCATAACTTCGAGGCGCTGAATATACCGGCGCATCACCCCGCCCGCGCCATGCACGACACCTTTTATTTTGATGCGCGCCATGTGCTGCGTACGCATACCTCTCCCGTGCAGATCCGCACCATGGAGAATCAGGAGCCGCCGGTACGTCTGGTGTGCTCAGGTCGCGTCTACCGTAATGATTCCGATCTCACTCACAGCCCCATGTTTCATCAGGTAGAGGGACTGTTTGTTGATGAGAACGTCAGCTTTGCTGATCTCAAGGGCACCATTGAAGCCTTTTTGAAGGCTTTCTTTGAACGTGATCGGCTCGATGTTCGCTTTCGACCTTCCTATTTTCCGTTTACCGAGCCTTCGGCAGAAGTCGACATTCAGTGCGTCAACTGCGGTGGCAAGGGCTGTCGTGTCTGTTCTCACACCGGCTGGCTTGAGGTCATGGGCTGCGGCATGGTGCATCCCAATGTGTTCGACCACGTTGATATAGATTCGAAGCGCTATAGTGGTTTTGCCTTTGGCATGGGCGTCGAGCGTCTGGCAATGCTGCGTTATGGCGTCAACGATCTGCGCCTTTTTTTCGACAACGATCTGCGCTTTCTCCGCCAGTTCCAGTAA
- the pheT gene encoding phenylalanine--tRNA ligase subunit beta, with product MKVSEQWLRQWVDVAQDVQAIADQITMAGLEVDAIEPVSPPFKGVVVAQVKEAAQHPDADRLRVCQLDDGSGQLQQVVCGAPNVAAGQKVALARPGAVLPGDFAIKEATLRGVASHGMICAESELGLVEEKSPGIWVLPENAPVGEDLRQWLGLDDHSIDVDLTPNRGDCLSVMGLAREIGVLNRVEVKTPEIVPVAAQIDERFDIHLDNADACPRYSARVVRDIDVSTPSPLWLTEYLRRCGLRSIDIVVDITNYVMLEFGQPMHAFDLERLQGHIEVRNARAGETLTLLDGQNVQLEENTLLIADSDGPLAIAGVMGGERSGVNRDTRHVLLESAFFAPLAVAGRARQYGLHTDASHRFERGVDPTLQVRALERATGLLVELAGGHPGPVIENTDQQALPDACQISLSAERVSRILGMTLEDDEIRDILTRLGMTLKACESGGWEVNVPAWRFDVRLEEDLVEELARIHGYNRLPVRYPQANLAPRREDGTRVSLDVIRQHLVARGYQEAITYSFVSDELQQAINPETVTPTLANPISSDMSVMRSSLWSGLSRALLHNLNRQQQRVRLFETGLVFNGEIDALTQTPMLGGMICGSRDPEGWTGRKEGVDFFDIKGDVERLLSLGGVEEEWRFEPGEHEALHPGQCARILRGERHAGWVGALHPAVRERLGIKPEVYVFELELATLQQGKLAAFSPLSRHPEVRRDLAMLVDENLPVQSLLDVIREQAGDALTDLRLFDVYQGAGVEEGRKSLALGLTWQHPSRTLTDIEINQTIDNIVAVSSERFGALLRN from the coding sequence ATGAAAGTTTCCGAACAGTGGCTGCGTCAATGGGTTGATGTAGCGCAGGATGTGCAGGCAATTGCTGATCAGATCACCATGGCAGGGCTGGAGGTCGATGCGATCGAGCCGGTATCTCCCCCCTTTAAGGGTGTCGTTGTAGCGCAGGTCAAAGAGGCGGCCCAGCACCCTGATGCCGATCGCTTGCGCGTCTGCCAGCTTGATGATGGCAGTGGCCAGCTTCAGCAGGTGGTCTGTGGTGCACCCAACGTGGCTGCCGGCCAGAAAGTGGCGCTGGCTCGGCCGGGTGCCGTACTGCCCGGCGATTTTGCCATCAAGGAGGCTACGCTCAGGGGCGTGGCTTCTCATGGCATGATCTGCGCCGAATCCGAACTCGGTCTGGTTGAAGAAAAGTCGCCGGGCATCTGGGTACTACCGGAAAACGCCCCGGTGGGTGAGGATCTGAGACAGTGGCTCGGGCTGGATGACCACAGTATTGATGTGGATCTGACCCCCAATCGCGGCGACTGTTTGAGCGTCATGGGGCTTGCGCGCGAGATCGGTGTGCTCAATCGAGTCGAGGTTAAAACGCCCGAGATCGTGCCTGTAGCAGCCCAAATTGATGAGCGCTTTGACATTCATCTGGATAATGCTGATGCCTGTCCACGCTACAGTGCGCGTGTTGTTCGCGATATTGATGTCAGCACCCCTTCACCCTTGTGGCTGACGGAATATCTGCGTCGTTGCGGCCTTCGCTCTATCGATATCGTGGTGGACATCACCAACTACGTGATGCTCGAGTTTGGCCAGCCGATGCATGCCTTTGATCTTGAGCGCCTGCAGGGGCACATCGAAGTGCGCAATGCTCGTGCCGGCGAGACGCTGACACTGCTCGATGGGCAGAACGTACAGCTTGAAGAGAACACTCTGTTGATTGCCGATTCCGATGGCCCATTGGCCATCGCGGGTGTCATGGGCGGCGAGCGTTCAGGTGTTAATCGTGATACGCGTCATGTCCTGCTGGAGTCTGCCTTCTTTGCACCGCTGGCCGTGGCCGGCCGGGCTCGACAATACGGATTGCATACGGATGCCTCGCATCGTTTCGAGCGCGGAGTGGATCCGACCCTTCAGGTGCGCGCGCTTGAGCGAGCCACGGGGCTTCTTGTCGAGCTGGCCGGTGGTCATCCGGGACCCGTCATCGAAAACACAGATCAGCAGGCATTGCCTGATGCCTGTCAGATCAGTCTGAGTGCCGAGCGGGTCAGTCGGATACTGGGCATGACGCTTGAAGACGACGAAATCCGCGATATTTTGACGCGTCTTGGCATGACCCTGAAGGCTTGTGAATCAGGTGGTTGGGAGGTCAATGTTCCCGCGTGGCGCTTTGATGTGCGTCTCGAGGAAGACCTCGTCGAGGAGTTGGCGCGCATTCATGGTTATAACCGCTTGCCCGTTCGCTATCCTCAGGCCAACCTGGCGCCTCGACGTGAGGATGGCACCAGGGTCTCTCTGGATGTGATTCGCCAGCATCTGGTGGCCAGGGGGTATCAGGAGGCCATTACCTATAGCTTTGTATCTGACGAGCTTCAGCAGGCCATCAATCCTGAAACCGTGACGCCGACGCTTGCCAACCCCATCTCCAGTGATATGTCGGTCATGCGCTCGAGCCTTTGGTCCGGCCTCAGCCGAGCACTTTTACACAACCTCAATCGTCAGCAGCAGCGTGTTCGTCTGTTCGAGACGGGGCTGGTGTTCAACGGCGAGATCGATGCGCTGACGCAAACGCCCATGCTGGGCGGCATGATCTGTGGCTCTCGGGATCCGGAAGGGTGGACGGGTCGCAAGGAAGGCGTCGATTTCTTTGATATCAAGGGTGACGTTGAACGTCTGTTGTCACTTGGTGGTGTCGAAGAAGAGTGGCGTTTCGAGCCTGGCGAGCATGAAGCGCTTCATCCCGGGCAGTGTGCCCGCATCCTGCGAGGCGAGCGCCATGCCGGCTGGGTCGGAGCGCTTCATCCTGCCGTCAGGGAGAGGCTTGGTATCAAGCCCGAGGTCTACGTGTTCGAGCTTGAGCTGGCGACCCTGCAGCAGGGTAAACTGGCAGCGTTCAGTCCGCTGTCTCGTCATCCTGAGGTCAGACGCGACCTGGCGATGCTGGTCGATGAAAACCTGCCGGTACAGTCGCTGCTGGACGTGATTCGTGAGCAGGCAGGGGATGCCTTGACGGATCTACGCCTTTTTGACGTCTATCAGGGCGCTGGCGTGGAAGAAGGGCGCAAGAGCCTGGCGCTGGGCTTGACCTGGCAGCATCCTTCGCGCACGCTGACAGATATTGAAATTAATCAGACAATTGACAATATTGTAGCGGTTTCCTCGGAACGTTTTGGCGCGTTGCTGCGCAACTGA
- a CDS encoding integration host factor subunit alpha, translating into MSALTKAELAEHLHTSLGFSKREAKMLVEQFFDEIRGCLRENEQVKLSGFGNFDLRDKRERPGRNPKTGEEIPISARRVVTFRPGQKLKALVEERDKA; encoded by the coding sequence ATGAGTGCGTTGACCAAGGCTGAACTGGCAGAGCATCTGCACACGTCACTTGGCTTTTCAAAGCGTGAAGCCAAGATGCTTGTCGAGCAATTTTTTGACGAAATCCGTGGTTGTCTCAGGGAAAACGAACAGGTCAAGCTGTCAGGATTTGGCAACTTCGATTTGCGCGACAAGCGTGAACGGCCCGGCCGTAATCCCAAGACGGGAGAAGAGATCCCCATCTCGGCGCGTCGGGTAGTCACCTTCCGCCCGGGCCAAAAGCTCAAGGCTCTGGTGGAAGAACGCGACAAGGCCTGA
- a CDS encoding flavodoxin domain-containing protein, translating into MPDIGIYVATVYGGALDVAEQIAPLFESAGYGVEIHETPTLEKLTDPQPDLALFCVSTTGRGDYPGNFTGLSSALEQQRPSLDGLRYALIAMGDSSYEESYCGAGRRLDELLTTLGASRVGERLEVDASETPMADDAALPWAEQWLAAHS; encoded by the coding sequence ATGCCTGATATCGGGATTTATGTGGCGACGGTCTATGGTGGTGCACTGGATGTCGCCGAGCAGATAGCCCCTTTGTTTGAATCGGCAGGTTACGGTGTCGAGATTCATGAAACGCCCACCCTGGAAAAATTGACCGATCCGCAGCCGGATCTGGCCCTTTTTTGTGTCTCGACCACAGGGCGAGGAGATTACCCTGGTAATTTTACTGGATTAAGTAGTGCTCTAGAGCAGCAGCGCCCGTCACTTGATGGACTCCGATATGCCCTGATTGCCATGGGGGACAGCAGTTATGAGGAGAGCTATTGTGGCGCTGGCCGCAGGCTGGATGAGCTTTTGACCACGCTGGGGGCCTCTCGCGTAGGGGAGCGACTCGAAGTGGATGCCTCCGAAACGCCCATGGCCGATGATGCGGCACTGCCCTGGGCAGAGCAGTGGCTGGCGGCGCATTCATGA
- the ppnN gene encoding nucleotide 5'-monophosphate nucleosidase PpnN — translation MTEATRISTTISPEGSLEVLSQQEVNRLRDTSSNGMHDVLRRCALAILNYGTMVDDSCSVLETYHDFDIEVIQQDRGIRLKLTNAPAHAFVDGSMIRGIRELLSSVLRDVVYVSNEIEKHGRFDLESAEGITNAVFHILRNAGVMKPSRDPNLVVCWGGHSITREEYDYSKSVGYHLGLRDMDICTGCGPGAMKGPMKGANVAHAKQRRRNSRYLGISEPGIIAAESPNPIVNELVIMPDIEKRLEAFIRVGHGIVIFPGGVGTAEEILYLLGVLLHPNNADIPFPIIFTGPAGSADYFRRIDEFIAFTLGTEAQKYYRIMIDDPIGVARAMREGIAEVTAFRRQHQDAFYFNWRLDIPRDFQQPFTPNHDSMAGLALHRRQNVHDLAANLRRAFSGIVAGNVKEQGVRAIERHGPFRLNAESELMQPLDELLTSFVAQGRMKLPGSEYVPCYTLNT, via the coding sequence ATGACGGAAGCTACTCGGATTTCAACCACCATTTCTCCGGAAGGCAGTCTGGAAGTACTCTCGCAGCAGGAAGTCAATCGTCTGCGGGACACTTCCTCCAACGGCATGCATGATGTGCTTCGCCGCTGCGCGCTGGCCATTTTGAACTACGGCACCATGGTCGATGACAGCTGCAGCGTGCTCGAGACCTATCATGATTTTGATATCGAAGTCATTCAGCAGGATCGTGGCATACGCCTGAAGCTCACCAATGCACCAGCCCATGCCTTCGTGGATGGCAGCATGATTCGCGGTATCCGTGAACTGCTCTCTTCCGTACTGCGTGACGTGGTCTACGTCTCCAACGAAATCGAAAAGCATGGTCGCTTCGATCTCGAGTCCGCAGAAGGCATTACCAACGCCGTATTCCATATTCTGCGCAATGCCGGTGTCATGAAACCCTCGCGCGACCCCAATCTTGTGGTTTGCTGGGGCGGACATTCCATTACGCGCGAAGAGTACGACTACAGCAAGTCGGTAGGTTATCACCTTGGCCTGCGCGACATGGACATCTGCACCGGCTGCGGGCCGGGCGCCATGAAAGGACCCATGAAGGGTGCCAATGTGGCGCATGCCAAACAGCGTCGTCGTAACAGTCGCTATCTGGGTATTTCAGAGCCTGGTATCATCGCTGCCGAATCGCCCAACCCGATCGTCAATGAACTGGTCATCATGCCGGACATCGAAAAGCGCCTTGAAGCCTTTATTCGAGTCGGGCACGGCATCGTCATCTTTCCCGGCGGTGTCGGAACGGCCGAGGAAATCCTGTATCTGCTGGGCGTTTTGCTACACCCGAACAATGCAGACATCCCCTTTCCGATCATCTTCACCGGGCCGGCCGGCAGTGCCGACTATTTTCGGCGTATCGATGAGTTCATCGCCTTTACACTTGGCACCGAGGCCCAAAAATATTACCGCATCATGATTGATGATCCCATCGGCGTGGCTCGCGCCATGAGAGAAGGCATCGCGGAAGTCACCGCCTTTCGACGTCAACATCAGGATGCCTTCTACTTCAACTGGCGCCTGGATATTCCGCGGGACTTTCAGCAGCCCTTCACTCCTAACCATGACTCCATGGCCGGACTGGCACTGCATCGTCGACAGAATGTCCATGATCTGGCAGCCAACCTTCGCCGCGCTTTCTCTGGCATCGTGGCAGGCAACGTCAAGGAGCAGGGTGTACGGGCCATTGAGCGACATGGCCCTTTCCGCCTGAATGCTGAAAGCGAGCTCATGCAGCCCCTTGATGAACTGCTGACCTCGTTTGTGGCTCAGGGACGCATGAAGCTCCCGGGCAGCGAATACGTCCCCTGCTATACGCTAAATACCTAG
- a CDS encoding YfcL family protein, with protein MPDPFLKRAEAIKKTLLAMESEAPDEDLFALGYMIPQIELVQEMAQYEPLEVTAEDFDVTYRQWLETTFMEDGMESDDRQRIDELWQSAISRTS; from the coding sequence ATGCCCGACCCCTTTTTGAAACGCGCCGAAGCCATCAAGAAAACATTGCTTGCCATGGAGTCCGAAGCGCCCGATGAAGATCTTTTCGCTCTGGGTTACATGATTCCGCAGATAGAGCTGGTGCAGGAGATGGCGCAATACGAGCCTTTGGAAGTGACCGCCGAGGATTTTGACGTTACCTATCGTCAGTGGCTTGAAACCACCTTCATGGAAGATGGCATGGAAAGCGATGACCGCCAGCGCATCGACGAGCTCTGGCAAAGCGCCATAAGCCGGACAAGCTGA